CGAATGGAACCGGTTCCTATAATTGATTTTCGTATAAGTTAAATAAGAAATAAGCATTTACGGAGAGGGCAGAAAAAATCTGAAGAAACGTAGTGTTCGCTTAAAGCTTTCTGTAAGAAAGCTACTTCGGAAGCATAGGCTAGCACAGGATTTCACCCTTTAGAAAAGGGATCAGGAAATCTGGGGATAACAGCGATCGGAGGATTGTTCTGCCATCGTAGTCCCAGTGTGAAATTTCTTGGTCTAACTTATATAAGCAAGAATGGAGAACAGCTATGAAAATGACTAGAGAGCAACGCTACAGACGAATTGAGCAAGCGGAGCCTGGAGAGATTGCGAAGCTTGAAGCACAGATATCCGTATGTCCTTGGCGACAAAGTTATCACATTCAGCCGATAACAGGTCTGCTTAATGATCCTAACGGCTTTGCATATTATCAAGGCTATTATCATCTGTTTTATCAGTGGTTTCCACTTGGGACAGAACATGGCATGAAATACTGGTATCATACCCGCTCGAAGAATCTGGTGAACTGGGAAAATGTCGGGATTGGAATTGAACCGGGTGGCAGGTATGACTCACACGGAGCTTATTCCGGTAGCGCAATTGAAAAAGACGGCAAGCTGTACTTGCTGTACACAGGAAATACGAGGGATGAGGCTTGGGTCAGACATCCGTATCAATGCTTGGCAGTTATGGATGAAAGCGGTTCAGTAACCAAACTGAATCATCCCGTGATCTCGTCTGTGCCAGCCGGATACACGGAACACTTTAGAGATCCCAAGGTGTGGCAACAAGGAGACAGGTATTATTGTGTAATTGGTGCGCAGCGAACAGACGAGACGGGATGTACAGTGCTGTATCGCTCCATTGATCTGAACAACTGGGAGTTCCTTGGTGAAATTCGTACGCAATTAACCTCCTTTGGTTACATGTGGGAGTGCCCGGATTATATGGAGATGGACGGGAAAGGTGTACTTGTCTTTTCCCCGCAAGGCTTAGATGCAGCGGGAGATCATTATCAGAATATTTTTCAATCCGGTTATCTGATCGGTGAGCCGCTCAATCTCCAGACGAGAGAGTTCAATCATGATGAATTTCAGGAGTTGGATCGTGGATTCGACTTCTATGCGCCGCAGACGATGCAGGGCCCGGACGGAAGACGTATTCTGGTTGGGTGGATGGGACTTCCCGATCTGGGATATCCGACAGACGATAGTGGCTGGGCTCATTGCCTGACCATTCCTCGACAGTTGTCACTCCGAGACGGGAAGTTAATCCAACAACCGGTTGCAGAGATGGTCCAATTACGTCAGCAGGATAAAGGCGCACATATTTGCGCAACAATTGACAATGAGAGTCGATCCTTCGCTGGTTTTAAGGGGATTGCCTATGAGCTGGTATGTGAGATAGGCCATTTAGATGATGCAGAGGTTGTAGGCATCGAATTCCGAGCAAGTGAAACTGAGAAAACGGTTCTTCTGTATGATCGGATTCAGCAGAAAGTTGTCTTGGATCGGACGATGTCTGGTGCCGAATTGGCAGAGCAGAATGGCGTTGTAAGACAGTGCACACTTACTGCGGACGTGATTAAGTTCCATCTGTTCGTAGATTCCTCCTCGGTCGAGATCTTTGTGAACGAAGGGGAAGAGGTCTTTACCAGCCGGATTTTCCCAAGCCGGGACAGCCTGGACATTCGTTTCTTTACACGCGGAGGCAAAGCTGATTTTGAAGCAACTCAATGGAATTATTAAGTATTACGTGAGAGGAATGAGATAACATGTCGGAGAATCAACGGATTGCCCAGGAAGTCATTCATGCCATCGGGGGCAAAGAGAATATCGCATCATTTGCACATTGTGCAACACGTCTTCGCATCATGGTGAAAGATAAAGAAAAAATTGATCAGAAAACGGTCGAGAACATCGAGAAGGTGAAAGGCGCTTTTTTCAACTCAGGTCAATATCAGATTATCTTTGGTACGGGAACAGTGAATCGAATCTTTGAAGAGGTTGAGAAGCTGGGCATCGAAGGAACGTCCAAGGATGATGTAAAGAGCCAGGGGAAAAAAGAAGGAAATGCTTTTCAACGGGCTATCCGCACGTTTGGTGACGTATTTGTA
This Paenibacillus xylanexedens DNA region includes the following protein-coding sequences:
- a CDS encoding glycoside hydrolase family 32 protein, yielding MKMTREQRYRRIEQAEPGEIAKLEAQISVCPWRQSYHIQPITGLLNDPNGFAYYQGYYHLFYQWFPLGTEHGMKYWYHTRSKNLVNWENVGIGIEPGGRYDSHGAYSGSAIEKDGKLYLLYTGNTRDEAWVRHPYQCLAVMDESGSVTKLNHPVISSVPAGYTEHFRDPKVWQQGDRYYCVIGAQRTDETGCTVLYRSIDLNNWEFLGEIRTQLTSFGYMWECPDYMEMDGKGVLVFSPQGLDAAGDHYQNIFQSGYLIGEPLNLQTREFNHDEFQELDRGFDFYAPQTMQGPDGRRILVGWMGLPDLGYPTDDSGWAHCLTIPRQLSLRDGKLIQQPVAEMVQLRQQDKGAHICATIDNESRSFAGFKGIAYELVCEIGHLDDAEVVGIEFRASETEKTVLLYDRIQQKVVLDRTMSGAELAEQNGVVRQCTLTADVIKFHLFVDSSSVEIFVNEGEEVFTSRIFPSRDSLDIRFFTRGGKADFEATQWNY